A portion of the Sphaerochaeta pleomorpha str. Grapes genome contains these proteins:
- a CDS encoding AMP-binding protein, translated as MKHSWEEIDEYRGILFPGKWPTILEMFMISLQQFPGNKCFTVFTPDRNTMTYTEVYDECSRIGSYLQQQGLKKGDKVVINGKNSPQWALAYLSVFYAGGIVVPLDNQMHPDRVGTLSAFCEASFFFGDSSVIDALSLDAPWVNNLKGVATLLGRSKHCPTLEELKPTKLYPSVPSSCEDDAAILFTSGTTGNEKGAVLSHANIISDVYQACDGIFLELDDRDVLYALLPLHHSYCCTSVLLESIRHGSECVFGHEIAVSKMIVDLTRGNVTIFMGIPLLYNKVLSGMMKQVKKKGVFVNSLVHTMMFINGIMKKYLHLNPFRKTFNKLLLNKIGLDHNRICICGAGPLSPKVFKQYQQLGLDFIQGYGLTETSPILTLNPISHFKIESVGMCFPLVDMKIGNPDEKGIGEILVKGPNVTRGYYKDKAHTKELFTEDGYLKTGDLGCLDKENYLYLKGRAKNLIVTEGGKNVYPEEIEDLFQLYTQVEQVLIRGYQEKKDVPAECIEAVIYPNMDFFKESKEDPQKNLEAVIKEVNQNLSGYKKITKLTLIDKPMAMTSTQKIKRGKVIA; from the coding sequence ATGAAGCATTCATGGGAAGAGATAGACGAATATAGGGGAATACTTTTCCCCGGCAAATGGCCTACGATTCTGGAAATGTTTATGATCAGCTTGCAGCAATTCCCTGGAAATAAGTGTTTTACGGTATTTACGCCAGACCGAAACACTATGACCTATACCGAGGTGTATGACGAATGTTCCCGCATTGGATCATACTTACAGCAACAGGGTCTAAAAAAAGGGGACAAGGTCGTAATCAACGGTAAAAATTCCCCCCAATGGGCCTTGGCCTATCTATCTGTATTCTATGCCGGCGGTATCGTTGTCCCCTTGGATAACCAGATGCATCCGGACAGAGTAGGAACCCTCAGTGCTTTCTGTGAGGCATCTTTCTTTTTTGGAGACAGCTCGGTAATCGACGCACTGTCCCTAGACGCACCCTGGGTAAATAACCTCAAGGGAGTTGCAACCCTTCTCGGCAGAAGCAAACATTGCCCGACCTTAGAAGAGTTAAAGCCAACCAAGCTGTATCCCTCTGTGCCATCTTCGTGCGAGGATGATGCTGCAATCCTTTTTACCAGCGGTACTACGGGAAATGAAAAAGGTGCCGTCCTTTCCCACGCCAATATCATCAGCGACGTATACCAAGCCTGCGATGGGATTTTCCTTGAGTTGGATGACCGGGATGTCCTGTATGCCCTGTTGCCACTCCACCATAGCTATTGCTGCACGTCCGTCTTGCTTGAAAGCATCCGTCATGGCTCTGAATGTGTATTTGGACATGAGATTGCCGTTTCCAAGATGATCGTCGACCTGACCAGAGGGAATGTCACAATTTTCATGGGCATTCCCCTGCTATACAATAAAGTACTTTCGGGCATGATGAAGCAAGTCAAGAAAAAGGGGGTCTTTGTGAATTCCCTTGTTCATACGATGATGTTCATAAACGGAATCATGAAGAAATATCTCCATCTAAATCCATTTCGAAAGACCTTCAACAAGCTTCTGCTCAATAAAATCGGCTTGGATCACAACCGGATCTGTATCTGTGGGGCGGGTCCCCTTTCTCCCAAGGTATTCAAACAATATCAGCAACTGGGACTTGATTTTATACAGGGGTATGGCCTTACAGAAACCAGTCCGATCCTCACGCTCAATCCGATCAGCCATTTCAAAATTGAATCAGTCGGCATGTGTTTCCCGCTGGTCGACATGAAAATCGGAAACCCAGACGAAAAAGGCATTGGCGAAATTCTCGTGAAAGGTCCCAACGTTACCAGGGGCTATTATAAAGACAAGGCACACACCAAGGAACTCTTTACCGAGGATGGGTACTTGAAAACCGGTGACCTTGGTTGCCTTGACAAGGAAAACTACCTCTATCTCAAAGGAAGGGCAAAAAACCTTATTGTTACTGAGGGCGGAAAGAATGTATATCCCGAGGAAATCGAGGATCTGTTCCAACTCTATACCCAGGTAGAACAGGTTCTTATCAGGGGTTATCAAGAGAAAAAGGATGTTCCTGCAGAATGCATCGAGGCCGTCATTTATCCGAATATGGATTTTTTCAAGGAAAGCAAGGAAGATCCACAGAAAAACCTCGAGGCTGTAATCAAAGAAGTAAACCAAAATCTATCCGGATATAAAAAGATTACCAAGCTGACTCTCATCGATAAACCAATGGCTATGACCAGTACCCAGAAAATCAAACGGGGAAAAGTCATTGCCTAA
- a CDS encoding HAD family hydrolase has protein sequence MTQNSYPLKGIIFDKDGTLFDYAQVWAEVLAESISNAFIVLGKPHNESAKKAMLRMLGIDSEGNTIAKGLVFTHKKGKILCRFMLFCLRYRINAVKAFKTYEENVHNSENLIKEKLKSMDFSVQQELFRQLKETGYRIGVITSDTKSSTLLFLKQMGLDDKVDFISARDSGYKRKPDPEAFNEFCTLFNLKSESVAVVGDTGTDMQFAKNSKAGYCIALLSGSNNKKLLQKKCDVLYDDISSLRNDNRLFSST, from the coding sequence CGATAAAGACGGAACACTCTTTGACTATGCACAGGTTTGGGCGGAAGTACTTGCAGAGTCTATCAGCAATGCTTTCATCGTATTGGGAAAACCGCATAATGAATCGGCAAAAAAGGCCATGTTACGCATGCTTGGGATCGATAGCGAAGGCAATACAATAGCAAAAGGGTTGGTATTCACCCACAAGAAAGGCAAGATTCTATGCAGGTTCATGCTGTTCTGCCTGCGCTATAGAATCAATGCAGTCAAAGCCTTCAAAACCTACGAGGAGAATGTCCACAACAGCGAAAACCTGATAAAGGAAAAGCTCAAATCAATGGATTTCTCTGTCCAGCAGGAACTGTTCAGACAGCTAAAGGAAACAGGATACCGTATCGGGGTTATAACCAGCGACACAAAATCCTCGACACTCCTGTTTCTCAAACAGATGGGACTGGACGATAAAGTTGACTTTATAAGCGCAAGGGATAGTGGATATAAGAGAAAGCCGGACCCCGAGGCTTTTAACGAGTTTTGCACACTATTCAATCTCAAAAGCGAATCGGTGGCTGTAGTCGGAGACACAGGCACCGATATGCAGTTTGCCAAGAATAGCAAAGCTGGATATTGCATAGCACTATTAAGCGGAAGCAACAATAAAAAACTACTCCAAAAAAAATGTGATGTACTCTATGACGATATTTCTAGCCTTCGTAATGACAATAGGCTCTTTTCTTCCACATAG
- a CDS encoding amidohydrolase family protein, which translates to MGAMKTLISNALILPMTSENVSFTGDIGIEGKKIVFAGKGPQDFVADKTIDGSSFIAMPALVNTHTHLSMGLMRNYKDTAANLQDWLGEIFPIEAKLTDSDILTASRLGVIESIQSGITTFNDMYFSQAATAQAANEAGIRACIGLTLFGNLEDSKKRMAKNPKDIRYEVERSDGRIIVSVAPHAIYTCSADTYRYGHDWALDHQLLLHTHLSETKAEFDECIAEHGKTPLRYLYDMGIFSGIKSILAHCVYLTDEDIRLLATLDASIAHNPTSNCKLASGIAPIGNYSRQGINVSLGTDGSSSNNNQNMFEEMHIASLLSTVSSGNPGNLSPYKILEMATINGAKALGLDSRIGTIEVGKEADLILIDTKKSHLTPLNDPFSSLVFSTQASDIDSVFCQGKLVMENKNLLGLDFESIREQTNACWDDIQKR; encoded by the coding sequence ATGGGAGCTATGAAAACTCTTATTTCCAATGCCCTTATACTACCTATGACTTCTGAGAACGTTTCGTTTACGGGAGATATTGGGATTGAAGGGAAAAAAATCGTATTCGCAGGAAAGGGTCCGCAGGATTTTGTCGCAGACAAAACCATTGATGGATCCTCTTTTATTGCTATGCCGGCCTTGGTGAATACCCATACCCACCTCAGCATGGGACTGATGCGTAACTATAAAGATACCGCAGCCAATCTCCAGGACTGGTTGGGCGAAATATTCCCCATCGAAGCAAAATTAACCGATTCAGATATTCTCACTGCCTCCCGCCTCGGAGTGATCGAATCGATACAAAGTGGAATTACAACCTTCAATGACATGTATTTTTCACAGGCTGCTACAGCACAGGCAGCAAATGAGGCTGGAATTCGCGCTTGCATCGGATTGACCCTGTTCGGGAACCTTGAAGATTCAAAGAAGAGAATGGCAAAGAACCCCAAGGATATCCGATATGAGGTTGAGCGATCGGATGGACGTATCATAGTCTCTGTGGCCCCCCATGCCATATACACCTGCTCTGCAGATACGTACCGTTATGGCCACGATTGGGCCTTGGACCACCAGCTTCTGCTGCATACCCATCTTTCCGAGACAAAGGCTGAATTCGATGAGTGCATAGCTGAGCACGGAAAAACCCCCTTGCGATATCTCTATGACATGGGAATTTTCTCCGGCATCAAAAGCATCCTTGCCCATTGTGTCTACCTGACCGATGAGGATATCCGTCTTTTGGCCACCCTTGACGCTTCGATTGCTCATAATCCTACAAGCAACTGCAAACTTGCAAGCGGAATCGCCCCGATAGGGAACTACTCGAGGCAAGGGATCAACGTTTCACTGGGAACAGATGGGTCAAGCAGTAATAACAACCAGAACATGTTTGAGGAAATGCATATTGCTTCTTTGCTCAGTACCGTTTCAAGTGGAAACCCTGGAAACCTTAGCCCGTACAAAATTCTGGAAATGGCAACCATCAATGGGGCAAAGGCCTTGGGCCTCGATTCACGCATAGGCACAATCGAAGTAGGAAAAGAAGCCGATTTGATCCTCATAGATACAAAGAAAAGCCACCTCACACCACTGAACGATCCCTTCAGTTCCTTGGTATTCTCAACA